TCACATTCTTATTGATCTTGCGCTTACTCCAGGCTTGAGAGGCCAGGAGGACCAGCCATCTACCGACCATGGCGATCAAGATCGAAGACGGGGTCGAGATTTGTTCTTGAGACGCGCTGGAACGATGGAGAcgggaaaaggaagaagaaaaagaaacagaGGGAGTGAAGGTGGTATACTATACAGGAAGATGTCTATATACAAGCAATTTGCCCCGCGGACGCCATAATAAAGGGTCATTATAATGATACAATAGGGGGCCCCAGAGGTTCAAGAAGGGGCCCCAAGGTTCGGGGTATCATGCTCGTCTAGGCCAAGTCGTTGCAAGACCGTCTCAACTTTAAGCCGACGCCACGGCGCCATCTTGGCTCAGGGGATCGATTACCGGCTCGCCTGAGGCATTCATAGAGAGCTTCCGAACTTCCCAGTCGTCGGAATCAGCccaatccttcttctcgccgAGCAGACAGATGGATTGCCGAGAGCCTTCAACCAAGAACTTCTGAGCGACCTCGTTGACATCCTTTGCAGTCACATCGAGCACTTGCTCTCGCCAACGTTGGTCCATTTCATGGGTAACACCACTCATGAAATACCTGGCACCCTCCTCATCGACACTCATAGGAGCATCAAGTCCCTGGAAGATGCCCAGCTTGGCCTCAGCAAGTTCGCGGTCTGACCAGGCACGATCCCGAGCAAAGATCCCACTgttctggaagactttgAGACTGTTCACTGGATTGGGATCCCGGTAGCTGGTAAAGGCGAAGAATCCCTTGATAGGGCCGTTGCTGGCCCCCGCGCCATACGCACCTCCCTTCTCTCGGATTTCAGGGTGCAGGTATTTGTGTGTCAGAAGTTGAGAAAGGACGCTGAGAGGTGCACTAGAGGGATCAATGAAAGGGACCGTCTGCATAGCAAGTCCAGAGTAGTAAACCTTGTAAGGCAGGTCATAGAACACCCGATTAGCTACTGAATTCACGCTGGTATGATCAAGTGGCGAAGTGGGAGACCTATTACGAGGTAGTCCTGCCAGCCATTTCTGGAGCACAATCTCGTTCTGCGATGCACTGCTGGGCTCACAAACCATGCGAACACGGAGGCCTGAGCCTTTGGAAATAGCAAATGACTGGATCAGCCGGAGCTTATCGATCAGCTCAGCAAGACGTTCTGGAGAACTCTCCGCGTCGCGGAGGAGGTTCGCCGTAGCTTGCAATTGCGCCAGGCCTGACTGCTGTTCCTGAACCCAAAAACTCCGAGACAAACCAGCCGCTGCCGCATTCAGGGCGTAACGATGGCCTGACCCGGCAACAGCGTCCAACGCGCCGTTGGTGGTCATGCGCAGTAATTCCTGGATCATGGCGGGCGCATGCGGGCTGGTGAAATCTGTCTCAGTGACGAGTGTAGTAAGAATCTGCAGCATATCCGGAATGTTGTTGTCCAGAGCATATCCTGAGAACTGCAGGCCCTCCCTGAATTTACCCAACTCCGTAGGAGAAGATGTGTGGAGAGTGGATGTTGTGATTCCGCCGGTCTTCAACTTTATCAGATCTTCCCACTGTTCCATGGTTTTGTCTCCAGTGCCTAGTCGCATGATACAATCGTTGAACAGCGGCAATAGCAATCGCAGGTCATCCGGGAGCTCCTCGAAAGAATTCAATGCTTGGAAATATGTGAGCCCATTTGTTGGGGCTTCGCGCCAGACGACGTCTATATCGTCCATCTTGGACTCCCGCACGGGTTTGCGTTCCTTCTCCCTGGAGATATCCTCAACGCGTAGAGAGGGTAAGCAGCTCAAATCGGCGTTTTGCGCCTCTTCTTGAATCTTGAGCAACTGAagctcttcttcagcaagcgCAGAGACAGCCTGCTCAACTGAGCCATGGCGTTCAACGAGCTCACTTagtttcttttccttgcgCACCATTTCCTGATCATCGAGATCTTTGTTATACGAGGGAGTTCCCACCATCGTAAATGTCAGGCAGTTATCGTTCATAAGATATTTTTGCATTAATGACTCAAGGTAGCCTCCTTGTTCATATTTTTTCTTGAACTCATCGATGACTTCATTCCAAGACAACTCCTTCATAGGGTTCGAACCATTGAACCATGATGAAAGGGTTTTCTCCATGACACCAATACCAAAATTAGCCGTCTTGTGTCTCAACGCGAGTTCAAGTTGATGAAGGAAGCCTTGGACTTTCTCATCATTGAACCCGGAGGAAAGAGACTCCTCGAAAACCCTTTTGATAGTCGACTTGACCTTTGGTGCGTCCGCTTCGCTCACGCCAGTAAGACCGACTGAAAAGATTGGCACTCTACCAGAGGAATCAAGGCCCGTGTTGGGAGTAAAAGAAGACCCTAACCCACCCTCGATCAACGCACGATACATTGGCGAACCATAGCCATCgaggagcaaggaagacAGAATTCCGACCGAGAACGTCTCGACGACGTCGGTAGTGTCGCCCATGTACCAAGAGGTGGAGGTCTTGTACTGCTTGTCCTCACTGGCGAATGTGTCGATGGGTCCGGGAACAGTGACATTCAGGGGCCCGCGACTCAGGTCCAAGGGCAGCTTGACATCTGTATCGGCCTGTCCCTTTTCAAAACCATCCAGTACCTCACCGATCTGTTTCAAGTGTACGCTCAGAGGCATGTCTCCGTATGTCAAGATCTTGGCGTTACTGGGATGGTAATTCCGCTTGGAGAAGTCTACCAGCTGCTGGTGCGTCAAATCGGTGATGTACTGAGGGTCTCCGCCAGAGTTATTCAGCGACGGGCAGATACTTTCACGGTATTTGATGTAGTAGAGATAATTGGCATCTGATATCTGTCCCTTCATTTCGTTGTAGACGACACCTTTGAAAACCACATCTTCTGACTGCAGGTTTCCCTTGGATTGCTCTCCCTGGGTTAGAATAGAACGAGGGTCCTCTGGTCCCAGCCGCCAACCCTCCTGTCTGAagtcttcttctttcagCAATGGGTGTAGGGTAGCGTCCAAATATACTGATAGTAGGTTTTGAAAGTCCTGCCGATTTGTTGTGGCGAATGGGTACGTAGTGTGGTCGGCGGAGGTGAAAGCATTCATAAAATTCGACAATGACCGCGGAAGCATCTTGAAGAACGGGTCGCGAATTGGGTATCTGCAATGTGGAGGCATATCAGCAATAAGTCCGTCTCGAAAGGCGCATTTATACTCGCGCAAGAGTCGGACCGAAGCTTTCTCACTTTTCACTTCCACACAACGTGGTGTGCTCCAAAATATGTGGTACACCAGTCGCATCTGGGGGGTTCGTCTTAAACCCAATACCAAAGACATTGTTCTTATCCTCCCTAGCGACATGAAGGTAATCTGCGTCTGTCTTGTCGTGCTTTAACCGTACTGCTGTAAGGTGCAACTCTGGCACATgtttcttctcctggacTGTAAACCCATGAAGTTTCTCCCCGACATTCGGAAAACTGTCCAAGCTAGTGACGGTCGACGCAGCTCTCCGAGATTGATTCCATGGAGTGAGTGTGCTGCTGATTCTCAGCGACCGACCACAGACTGGCTGCCTCGAGACCGGTATTCGGCACTTGCATTTACCTGCCCCTGAGAAAGAGCGCAACATGGCGTGGACAATCTAGAAAGAAGAGACCGCCTAGCTGCAGCAGTCTATAGGATTGTGAGCTTTTCTGTCTTGTAGGAGCTGTTACCCCAAATTATGGAACTGAGATAAGGAGATCGTTTAAGGGTGCAGCCAAAAATGTCCTGGTCACTCTGATCCGACCAAAGATACCTATGATTAGACAGACAGAGGCGTTTGAAAGGGGACGATAGAAAAATGCTCCACCAGATATATCGATGTAAGTGAATCGAAGGATATGAGGGCAGACCAGGCCGTGGCTACTTTGGCCGATGCCAAGATCGAAGATTTCAAATCGGGTTAGTGCCGG
The Aspergillus fumigatus Af293 chromosome 4, whole genome shotgun sequence DNA segment above includes these coding regions:
- the cym1 gene encoding pitrilysin family metalloprotease cym1, giving the protein MLRSFSGAGKCKCRIPVSRQPVCGRSLRISSTLTPWNQSRRAASTVTSLDSFPNVGEKLHGFTVQEKKHVPELHLTAVRLKHDKTDADYLHVAREDKNNVFGIGFKTNPPDATGVPHILEHTTLCGSEKYPIRDPFFKMLPRSLSNFMNAFTSADHTTYPFATTNRQDFQNLLSVYLDATLHPLLKEEDFRQEGWRLGPEDPRSILTQGEQSKGNLQSEDVVFKGVVYNEMKGQISDANYLYYIKYRESICPSLNNSGGDPQYITDLTHQQLVDFSKRNYHPSNAKILTYGDMPLSVHLKQIGEVLDGFEKGQADTDVKLPLDLSRGPLNVTVPGPIDTFASEDKQYKTSTSWYMGDTTDVVETFSVGILSSLLLDGYGSPMYRALIEGGLGSSFTPNTGLDSSGRVPIFSVGLTGVSEADAPKVKSTIKRVFEESLSSGFNDEKVQGFLHQLELALRHKTANFGIGVMEKTLSSWFNGSNPMKELSWNEVIDEFKKKYEQGGYLESLMQKYLMNDNCLTFTMVGTPSYNKDLDDQEMVRKEKKLSELVERHGSVEQAVSALAEEELQLLKIQEEAQNADLSCLPSLRVEDISREKERKPVRESKMDDIDVVWREAPTNGLTYFQALNSFEELPDDLRLLLPLFNDCIMRLGTGDKTMEQWEDLIKLKTGGITTSTLHTSSPTELGKFREGLQFSGYALDNNIPDMLQILTTLVTETDFTSPHAPAMIQELLRMTTNGALDAVAGSGHRYALNAAAAGLSRSFWVQEQQSGLAQLQATANLLRDAESSPERLAELIDKLRLIQSFAISKGSGLRVRMVCEPSSASQNEIVLQKWLAGLPRNRSPTSPLDHTSVNSVANRVFYDLPYKVYYSGLAMQTVPFIDPSSAPLSVLSQLLTHKYLHPEIREKGGAYGAGASNGPIKGFFAFTSYRDPNPVNSLKVFQNSGIFARDRAWSDRELAEAKLGIFQGLDAPMSVDEEGARYFMSGVTHEMDQRWREQVLDVTAKDVNEVAQKFLVEGSRQSICLLGEKKDWADSDDWEVRKLSMNASGEPVIDPLSQDGAVASA